Below is a window of Sporosarcina ureae DNA.
GTTCTTGATTAATGCAGATTATCGAAAGAAGGAGCCCGCCACACTTCCGCTCGCATTAAGCTGTCTATTCTATGGAATTATGAGCAGTATATACAGCGAACGAATTATTACAGTGATATTCCCTATGATCAGCATGGACAGCACATTTCGTTTTGGGCATTTAATGAGTGCTTTCACAGTGATTACCGTATTGATCGTGCTCAATCAGATCAGTCCCATCTTTTTATCCAATCGAATAAAAAATGGTATGTTGATTTTTTACAGCATTTTCATCTTAATTATACTAATGCTACCCATGACTATTTACTCCAATATATTAGAGTTTTACATGGTGACCACAGTCGTCTTTTACTTCTTTGTATGGTTAAGAGTACTCTGCCTGTTCATCAAGAAAGGCGGTCCTGAAATTGACAGTGTAGAACATATTGCCATGATTGTTTCATTGCTTAGCGTTTACTTGTTCTGGTTCGATATGATTTTATACAGTACGGGATTAAAGCAGGATATGTTGATTTCGTTCTTGATGATCGCCGTCTACAGCATTGCTTTGTCCGTCCTATTGATTTTCCGATATACGAACTCTTACAAAAAGAATGAAGAATTGTCGACGCAATTGGTTGAAACGTTCTCCACGCTCGATCAAACGACGAAGATCGCGAAGAGAAATGAATTGGCCTTTTTACAAGCGCAAATCAAACCGCATTTCCTATTTAATACGCTTAGCAGTATCATCAGTCTTTGCTATACGGACGGGAAACGTGCAGGCAAAGTCCTGTCCGATTTGTCTAACTACCTGAAGCGATCTTTCCAAATAGATATTCACACCGATTATGTCACGCTCGACAATGAATTGAAATTGATTCAAGCGTATGTCGAGATCGAGAAAGTAAGATTCGGCGACCGAGTGGACATGATTTATGATGTAGATGAAGAAATTCTTTCGTGCAAGATCATTCCACTCATTATCGAGCCTCTTGTTGAAAATGCCATCAGGCACGGTGTTTTGAAAAATAAAAGTGGAGGCAAAGTGAAATTGACAATTAAAAAACAGGATTACGGCATATATGTGGGTGTTCAGGATAACGGAAAAGGTATGGATCCGCATCAATTGAATGCTATTAGACGCGGGGAACGAAACCTAGAATCGCTGACTGGTAACGGTATAAGTTTGGCGAATATCCATAGTAGATTGCAAAGTTTTTATCAGACTGAGCTGCAATTCGAAACAAATCCCCTAGGCACAGATGTCTATTTTATTATTCCTTTACACGATGACGAGGAGGAGACAGCCAATGATTAAAGCGGTGTTGGTGGACGATGAGATGTTGGTGTTAAATTACTTAGAGAAGATTGTAGGAGAGACAACTGACATCGAAGTAATCGGTACGTTTACGGATCCTGAACTTGCGCTAATTGAAATTCCACGATTGGAGCCGGATGTGTTGTTTTTGGATGTGGACATGCCCGAAATGAACGGAATGGAGTTGGGGGAAAAACTCATCCAAATCAATAACAATGATGAAATGGCGATAGTTTTTGTAACGGCATACGAACAATATGCGATGCATGCTTTCGAGCTGAATGCGATTCATTATATTTTGAAGCCGGTAGACAAGCAGTCGGTAGAAGAAGTATTGAATAGAGTATACAAGAAAAAGCGAATAACGCGAGAAGAGACGAAAACGGTAGGCGAGATTTGTTTGTTCGGAAACATACATTTACGTATGAATGATTCCCGAACCGAGTTCATGACCGCCAAACTGGAAGAGCTTCTTGCCTTATTGATCATGCACCGAAAAAATGGCATCAGCAAATGGCAAATCATTGATATTTTATGGGAAGAACACTCCATGGAAAAGTCCCAACAAAATCTCTACACGATGATCTTCCGACTCAAGAAAACATTAAAAAAAGCCGGTATTCCTGTTGAGTTGGAGAGGAAAAACGGCATGTATAAAATCATGCTACCGAGAGTTCACTGTGATTTAATCGCGTTCGATCAATTTATGGACAAAAAACTGAAAATTAACAGCCAAAACCTTAAGGACTTTGAAAAAGCCGTCTCCCTGTATCAAGGAGAATTATTCGATGGGAAAGGCTATATCTGGTGCATGAGTGAAACGGAAAACTATTATCAAGAGTACGTACGTCTCGTAAACGAACTGGCCAACTATTATAAAGAGAATGAGTGTATAACACAATTGGGAGATTTGATTGATAAAATCAAGCCGGTGATCAGGGAAGAAGACTTGGAGAGCATAATAATTGAGTGTGAGGCATAACAAACAACAGCGTAGGGGAATGAAATCCTCTGTGCTTTTTTTATGTAATCATTTAAATGTAAGAAAAAAGTAAGAACGGCTTGCTATACTATCTTTAACGTAGAGTACTTACATTTTCCTATACGAGTTTTTAAACGATTGATTCATAGAAAAGACGGACCCCTTTCTGAAAAATTCAACTTGATTGTAAACTAAAGGAGATGAGCAAGATGCCAGCTTATATGGTTAATGAATACTATGTTTTTACGTCTTATGAGGATCTATCTTCCCTAATTCATGATATTATCCATTACTCACTTCTGCCTTCGCGTCAAGACAGACATTCGTTTTCTATACTCGTTGGTCAACTGGATACGCAAAGCCTGCAGTTTGAAGTGGACGATGGTAAATCCGTCCCAGTGCGTTATGAAAGGGAGGAGGATCTGTATTATTCTGTTTGACCTAGAGTATGTACCAGGTCCCTACAGAAATCGGACCCTATTAAGATGACTACGTGATCACATAGAAGAGTTTCCTGATCAAGATAAGACCGGGAAGCTCTTTTTGATGCTTCTAGCAAGGGGATAGTCTATAGGGCATAAGAACAGATGCGAATTCCTCACACAATTAAATTTCATAAAATAACTTACTAGCATCGCGAAAAAAAGTTTCGCAGTATTTCGCAGATGATTTTCTATCTTCAAAAATAAAAGAGTGCTACACGTCATTCGGCCCAAATACTTCTGTTTTCTCATAAATGTGATTTAATGCACAAGTAATTATACAAACGTACCATTAGTGCATATATTTTGGATAACATGCTTAAAATATGATGATATAATCAATACAGGAGAAAACATGTACATTTCATACTTGTCTGTATTAATGAAATGAGGAGGATGAATATGCTAAATCAGTTGAAGAGAATATTGGAGGATAGTGGATTAAGTCAATTATTCGAAGTGAAAGAAGAAAATGATAGAACGAGTTTTCCTAACCCACATGTGGCCTACCGCGTCCAATTTAATTTATATAGAATGCGGGCTTTTGAGTTATGGGGAGACGTAAATGCCTTTGAATTTAGAATTTATTACGGCAGTAAATTAAATCCCATCTTAAAACAACGTTTAATCGAAATACCTGGGGCTAAAAATAGTACGAATCGTAAAATTGATTATAAAACTAATGATTATGTCGCTTTGGCTAAAATGATTAAAGATATATTGCTAGAAAAAGAAATTATGGAAGTTTGTAAGTCAACTAGTGATATTGCAAAGATTTCTCAGTTTGAAGGGCTTGTGCTGAAAGACATTGATGTGACAGATGCAACGGTGCTTGGTCGACCTATTGAATGGAGTCAAATCATTGCGATTTATGAAGACGACTCGGAAGAAAATATTTTGAAAGAAGAATTGTCGAAAAGTGGGGTTTACCTTCAGCGTTCCAAGGATGGGGCAAGTAGATATGTAGGGAGTGCTTACGGAGGTGGCGGAATCTTAGGGCGTTGGATGAAACACTTAACATCTAATGGCAATGCCCACCATTTAAACTTGTTCGTACTTGAAAACGGATATAACGAAATCGAGTTCTTAGTATTAGAATTACTTGATGATGGAACAGATATTATGCAAAGGGAAGTCATGTGGAAAAAAACCTTGGCTACTGTAAATCGTGGTCCTTATAATAGCATACAATTGAACAGGAATTAGTGAAGGGTTCTTGTGCCTCATATTATTCACACACTATTCCTTCAACTAGATAATTATAAAAAAGAGTTTCCTAATCAAGATATCGATCGGGAAGCTCTTTTTGGTGCGTTTAGTGAGGGCATAGTCTATAGGGGGTAAGAACAAATACCAAGCTCCTACATAACTAATTTTATGGAAAATCTGTGTAAAAGGCTGACAAGAAAACATCTTTTCCTTAGATGTATTCACAGTAGACGGAGGAAAACGGAAGTAATAGCTCTAAATTATATATTACCTCGAAAGGATCGTTAGGAATCGCCATATATACTATATTCAGTGGATAATTAACTGATAGTAGTATTTCTAAAGTAGAATTATTGCCGGAAATCTAGTGGATAAGCTTTTTGTAATGGTATAATATATCTAAAATGTAAAGTCCGATTAATACCTGAAATATTAAGAATACGTGCATCTACAAAACACCATTAATAACAGCTTAATTTATTTTATTAAACGAAGTATCAGCAAAGGAGGCAAGTGGATGATGAAAAAGACCGTTATTCTGTTATTACTAGTTTTTCTATTGACAGGTTGCTCAAATAGCACGTTTGATCAAGCAATGGAACAAAGTAAACTTGCGTTAGCGAATGGTGAATATGATAAAGCGTTATCTTCAGTCGACTTAGCATTGGATGAAAAGCCTAGTGATAAAGAGGCACTTGAGATGAAAGAAGATTTGACTGGATTTTATTCGGTAAAGCAAGAGATGAAAGATGGTAAATGGGACGTAGCCCTAGAAAAGGCTGAGGAGATGCTTGGACAAGACAAGTTGGCCACTGGACTCCGGAAGTCGTTAGAAGACATGGTCGATACGGTGAAGACGAATCAGCAAGTGTCTGCAAAAGTGGCGGCTCATGTAAAAGACATTGAGACATCTGTTGAAGCAGGTGAGCTTGAGGAAGCGCAACAAACAATAGAAGAGCTCCGTAAAGATCAGGCTTCACTAGACGAATTCAGTGACAAACTAGCTAGTTTGGAGAAGCGATTAGAAGACGAACTAAAAAAGCAACAAGCTCCGCCTGTAATGGTACAACCTCCCGTCGTTCAGCAAGATCAAAGTACTGCACTTCAATTGGACGTGATACCAAAACAATCGGGCCAGCAACAACAGTATCGCAATAAGCTGGACGCAATTGAAGCAGGCTTAACTGATCTGAATCATTTATATGCGAATGGTATTACGTCTCAAATGTCTGAGGCGGAAAACGAAAGATATACAAGATGGGATAATGCACTTAATGAGATATATGGCGTATTGAAGAAGCAGTTATCTGCTCAAGATATGGAGCAATTACGTATAAAGCAACGTGAATGGATAAAATATCGTGATCACACTGCTAGCGTCAATGCAGCGGAATTTGCTGGCGGGAGTTTTGAGCCAGTCACTTATATAGGAACATCCGCTGATTTAACTAAAGAACGTTGTTATGCATTAGTGAATCTTTATATGAACTGATAGAGGTGAGGCGTAATGGCAAACATCTATGGAATGCAGCAATTGAAGCGCATGATTCTGAATGAAACTGATGCCAATACTCATAAAGGGTTGCTTGGTGAAAAAGAAATCTTGCTTATGCTACAAGAACAGTTGCCTGACGATGCTCATGTAATCCATAACCCTACATTGATTCACTATGAGGCGGACATTTTAGTTATAGAGGAAAATATCGGATTTATGTTTTTGGAAGTAAAGACTTGGAATGAACGATTTATAGAACGATTTGATCCAAATGGAAATATATTGACCAAAAGGGGTCAGCACAAACCGCTGAAACAAGCAGAAAATTATCGTAGTGAGCTTAAAAGCACACTTTCATCGCATCTAACGAATTCAATGAGACAAGACCCGCATCAGATAATTTCATCTGTCGTAGTATTTAACGGGATCTCTAAAGAACAATTTTTACATCGTGCAGAAGTTCTTGGTTGGGAAGAAGAATGGAAGAACAAATTCTTATCTAAACACTTTTTCTACACTCGAGAGTCAAGTGGATTCTATAGCTGGATGATGAGATCTAAAAAGTTCAATGCACGTAGAGTGTCCGACTACTTTTCTAGTGAGAGTTTGGAACGACTAATTGAAATTTTGGTCACTGAAAATGAAATCAAGAAAAATCTAATTGAAAACAATTTACCACTCAAAGTTAAACGGAACCAACAGAAGGCTGTTTCAAATATTAATGTGTCTGTACGAAAAGATAAACAAAAGAAAGTGGAAGTCAGTTCAATTCCTGAATCAGAAAAGAAAAATCAATTAGGGGTATTTGTCACTCTGTTAGCAATTGCAATAATTCCACTTTTTTATATCTTGAATGACTGGGGATATGATAATGAAAGCTATGAATGGCAGGAAGATAGTACAACTGACAATACGATATTTTTAGACGTGAAAGATGATGGGTTGCCAGAGGGTTCTGGAAGCGCATATGACTACTATATTTTAGCGGACAGTCAATATACTAAACTGGTAGAAACGCAGCTTTATGGTTTGTCGAAGTCAGATTTACGGATAGCACGAAATGAGATATATGCGAGACATGGATATATATTTGAATCTGCTGACCTGCAAAAATATTTCTCCTCCCAGTCTTGGTATGTACCAGATACTCTATACAACTATGAACTAACTGACATAGAACAATATAATGTTACTTTAATACAATCTATGGAATAAGTTATACAATAAAATATGTTTTAGACAGTAAAGCCTTTCCATCGCAGTAAACGATGGAAAGGCTTTTTTAAACAAATACTCTGTATCTTTCTACATTGTCCTATCGTATAATCAATAAGAACCAGTAAATTACTAATTTTAAGGGGACATTGAATGATGACGATTTTAATTATCGGTGATGTAGGCAATGATGTCCTTAAAATTCAAAAAAGCTTGCAGCAACTGGGACTGTATACGATTCATGTGTTTCAAAGTGCCTATACAGCGATTCAATATGAACATTTGTTTTTACAAGAAGAAATCAAGCTGGTTATTTATGACGCGAATTTGGATGCAGATAACTGTGAAGCGCATTGTCGGGAAATAGAGGCACTGTGTGTATGGCGGGATGTGCCGATTTTGTTGTCGACGTCTTATGAGAAGCCGGTTATCTTTGAGCGCTTATTGGAAGTTGGGATCTTTGATTTTATTCTAAAGCCGTTTGACTTCTTCCAACTCAAAACGCGGATTCGAATTGCGCTTACATATTATGAGGAAACGAAAAAACGAAAAGAGCATGAGTATCAGCTGGCGATAGATTTAGCGATAGCGAAAAACGTCCAGAAGAGTGCTTTGACCCCCGCGTTGTCGCTATCGCATATTGAAGTGGATGGTATTTATTTCACTTCTCAAGCTCTGGGCGGGGATATGTATTGTTGGTTTCAGCTCGATGAAGATTTAACGGCAGTTATGTTGTTTGATGTGATGGGGCATGGGGTGGCGGCGTCACTTGTAACGATGTCGATTCGTTCCTTGCTCAAGGAAATTATTATGCAGTTGATTGATCCGGTACTTGTGATAAAAGAAGTGAACCGGAAGATTTATGAGTTGTTTTCTACTGATGGGCTGGACTCGTTTTTAGTGACGGCCGTCTATGCTGTAATCGATAAGAAGAATGGTACGCTGCAGTATGTAAACGCTTCGCATCCGGAAGGCGTCATGTTCGGGAAGTATGGAGAAACTGTGATGATGCATGCGAATTCTCCCATTCTCGGTCTGTTTCCATCGATTCAAGTGCAGGCGAAAAGTATTCGTTTGACAGGTTGGCATCGTATTATTTTGTATACAGACGGGTTAGGGACGTTATATCCTGATCTGAAAATTGACTGGAGCTTTTTTCATTCGCACAGTTCGCAAAATAGTCGCGTCATGTTGCGGAAGTTTACGGAAGAGTTCGGATTATCACATTTGCCATTGGAAGACGATATTACAGTGGTTTCGATTACCACTTCGTTATAAGTGAGGGAAGAATGTATGGAATTCAAGTTCACAATTACCCCCAATCAGCCGTCGATTCAGTTGATTGATCAATTAATGGAGAGTTACATGGCGCTGTATTCGATTCCATTCGCAACAGAAATTTGTTTTGTGACGCACGAGCTGGTCATTAATGCAGTGGAGGCAATGGAGAAAGAAGGACGGACAGAGTCGATTGAAGTACGTATGCAAAATGATGAACAATATGTGCAGATTACAGTGTCTGATTTTGCGAAGGGGATACCGGAAGAACAGTGGCCGGTCGTGCTCGATGCAACTATAGACGATGAGAGTTTTTGTGAGCGTGGACGCGGCTTTTTGTTCATTCAGCATATGGTCGATCAGCTGTGGTTTGAACAACTGTCCGATCAACAGTTTTTAGTCGGTGTGAAGAAAAATTTAGTGATGGCGGTGGAAAAGTAAATGAAGTGGACGATTGGGAATAAGATTAATGCAGTTATTTTACTAGCGATTTTACTACTATCAGGTATTTTGAGTGGCCTGAATTATAATGCGACAAAAGGGAATTTATTGAAGGCGGCAGAAGCTAAGCTCATTTCCGATTTGACACTGAGTTTGGAGCTGCTCGAAATTTCCGTGCCGGGCGACTGGTCCATTACGAATGGTTCATTGCATAAAGGCAAAATGGATATGTATGAAGCGTACGCGATTCCCGATCAGTTGGGCGAATTGACAGATGGAAATACGATGTCTATTTTCCAAGGGGATACACGTATTGCGACAAATATTATAGAAAATGGAGAACGACGTTTAGGGACACAAGTAGCGGCTGAAGTGGGAGACGTCGTGCTCGGCAAAAAAGAACGTTTTCTCGGCACCGCAGATGTACTCGGCAAGCCATTCCAAGCAGCCTATGATCCGATACTTGATAAAGACGGAGAAGTGATCGGGATTATCGCAGTGGCTGTTCCGACAGCGCCTTATATAAAGATCGCCACTTCTTCAGCTATGCAGACCATTATTATTTCGCTAGTGCTTGCGTTGCTCATCATTTTAATCGTGAGCTTTATCATTCAGCGTATGCTGATTAAGCCTATTAATCGATTACGTGATAATGCGAATGAATTAGCTGATTTAAATTTAAACGTCGAGCTATACGAAGCGAAAGGAACGGACGAAATTGCTGAACTATCTGTTGCATTTCGAAATATGAAAGAGCAACTTACGGAAACGATGCAAAACGTTGCGCGTAATGCCAATGAAATTGCTCATTCATCGGTCGCATTGGCAGAATCCTCCCAGCAGACAAATGAAACGGCTAGTCAAATCGCTTCCACGATGAATGAAATTGCGTCAGGCGTGACGAATCAATCTGAACAAGCAGAACGAATCGCAGGCATGATGCGTGATACGATCGTAGAAGTAGAAGGCAATTTAGGAAATGTTGAGCAGAGCTTAAAGAACGCGCAAGAATCTACAGTCATAGCGCATGAAGGCGAGCAGTCAATCAGTAAAGCGATTTCACATTTAGGCACAGTTACAGAAACGGTAAGCTATGCGACTGATTCGATTCAAAAATTAGGTATGCGTTCGGAAGAAATCGGCGGTATTATTACAGTTATTACCGCAATTTCAGAACAGACGAATCTACTTGCGCTAAATGCGGCAATTGAAGCGGCAAGAGCAGGAGAACATGGTAAAGGATTTGCGGTTGTTGCAGCAGAAGTTCGTAAACTAGCTGAACAATCAACAGGAGCTGCCCAGCAAATCACCGATCTAATTACAGACATTCAAGCAGAGACATCGGTAACAGTGCGGACGATGGAAAGTAATTTAACAGCAGTAGAGGAACAAGTAGTCATTATTAACCAAGGCGGAGAAGCGCTTAAGCTCATAGTAGAGAAAGTAAGCGTGACAGAGGCTGGTGTAGTGCATATAAAAGATGCATTCAGCGCAGTGAATTCCAATTCACTTACTGTCCAAGATGCTATCCAAAACATTTCAGCCATCATTGAGGAGTCTGCCGCAGCGACAGAGCAAATTGCCGCTTCATCTGAAGAACAGTATGCAACAGTCGCTG
It encodes the following:
- a CDS encoding histidine kinase, with amino-acid sequence MKRSKQYFVIVIVITLIALAYYYSQALKADTSISHGKVDLSETGFQEKGVIALDGEWEFYWKQLRSPEDFIDETPLDLQYTVVPGSWMHDQEGNTYDSTGYATYRMVVANIPSDTKYFGLLKGNIRNASRIFVNGKLVLEDGDISESPETNVSGNNSMAAFFELESSTAEIIIQASNHDFIVGGIAKSITFGTQNEIMQLHQRNVMFEFAMILIVVIIGLFYLFLFLINADYRKKEPATLPLALSCLFYGIMSSIYSERIITVIFPMISMDSTFRFGHLMSAFTVITVLIVLNQISPIFLSNRIKNGMLIFYSIFILIILMLPMTIYSNILEFYMVTTVVFYFFVWLRVLCLFIKKGGPEIDSVEHIAMIVSLLSVYLFWFDMILYSTGLKQDMLISFLMIAVYSIALSVLLIFRYTNSYKKNEELSTQLVETFSTLDQTTKIAKRNELAFLQAQIKPHFLFNTLSSIISLCYTDGKRAGKVLSDLSNYLKRSFQIDIHTDYVTLDNELKLIQAYVEIEKVRFGDRVDMIYDVDEEILSCKIIPLIIEPLVENAIRHGVLKNKSGGKVKLTIKKQDYGIYVGVQDNGKGMDPHQLNAIRRGERNLESLTGNGISLANIHSRLQSFYQTELQFETNPLGTDVYFIIPLHDDEEETAND
- a CDS encoding response regulator, with product MIKAVLVDDEMLVLNYLEKIVGETTDIEVIGTFTDPELALIEIPRLEPDVLFLDVDMPEMNGMELGEKLIQINNNDEMAIVFVTAYEQYAMHAFELNAIHYILKPVDKQSVEEVLNRVYKKKRITREETKTVGEICLFGNIHLRMNDSRTEFMTAKLEELLALLIMHRKNGISKWQIIDILWEEHSMEKSQQNLYTMIFRLKKTLKKAGIPVELERKNGMYKIMLPRVHCDLIAFDQFMDKKLKINSQNLKDFEKAVSLYQGELFDGKGYIWCMSETENYYQEYVRLVNELANYYKENECITQLGDLIDKIKPVIREEDLESIIIECEA
- a CDS encoding GIY-YIG nuclease family protein: MLNQLKRILEDSGLSQLFEVKEENDRTSFPNPHVAYRVQFNLYRMRAFELWGDVNAFEFRIYYGSKLNPILKQRLIEIPGAKNSTNRKIDYKTNDYVALAKMIKDILLEKEIMEVCKSTSDIAKISQFEGLVLKDIDVTDATVLGRPIEWSQIIAIYEDDSEENILKEELSKSGVYLQRSKDGASRYVGSAYGGGGILGRWMKHLTSNGNAHHLNLFVLENGYNEIEFLVLELLDDGTDIMQREVMWKKTLATVNRGPYNSIQLNRN
- a CDS encoding lysozyme inhibitor LprI family protein; the encoded protein is MMKKTVILLLLVFLLTGCSNSTFDQAMEQSKLALANGEYDKALSSVDLALDEKPSDKEALEMKEDLTGFYSVKQEMKDGKWDVALEKAEEMLGQDKLATGLRKSLEDMVDTVKTNQQVSAKVAAHVKDIETSVEAGELEEAQQTIEELRKDQASLDEFSDKLASLEKRLEDELKKQQAPPVMVQPPVVQQDQSTALQLDVIPKQSGQQQQYRNKLDAIEAGLTDLNHLYANGITSQMSEAENERYTRWDNALNEIYGVLKKQLSAQDMEQLRIKQREWIKYRDHTASVNAAEFAGGSFEPVTYIGTSADLTKERCYALVNLYMN
- a CDS encoding YARHG domain-containing protein — translated: MANIYGMQQLKRMILNETDANTHKGLLGEKEILLMLQEQLPDDAHVIHNPTLIHYEADILVIEENIGFMFLEVKTWNERFIERFDPNGNILTKRGQHKPLKQAENYRSELKSTLSSHLTNSMRQDPHQIISSVVVFNGISKEQFLHRAEVLGWEEEWKNKFLSKHFFYTRESSGFYSWMMRSKKFNARRVSDYFSSESLERLIEILVTENEIKKNLIENNLPLKVKRNQQKAVSNINVSVRKDKQKKVEVSSIPESEKKNQLGVFVTLLAIAIIPLFYILNDWGYDNESYEWQEDSTTDNTIFLDVKDDGLPEGSGSAYDYYILADSQYTKLVETQLYGLSKSDLRIARNEIYARHGYIFESADLQKYFSSQSWYVPDTLYNYELTDIEQYNVTLIQSME
- a CDS encoding fused response regulator/phosphatase; translation: MMTILIIGDVGNDVLKIQKSLQQLGLYTIHVFQSAYTAIQYEHLFLQEEIKLVIYDANLDADNCEAHCREIEALCVWRDVPILLSTSYEKPVIFERLLEVGIFDFILKPFDFFQLKTRIRIALTYYEETKKRKEHEYQLAIDLAIAKNVQKSALTPALSLSHIEVDGIYFTSQALGGDMYCWFQLDEDLTAVMLFDVMGHGVAASLVTMSIRSLLKEIIMQLIDPVLVIKEVNRKIYELFSTDGLDSFLVTAVYAVIDKKNGTLQYVNASHPEGVMFGKYGETVMMHANSPILGLFPSIQVQAKSIRLTGWHRIILYTDGLGTLYPDLKIDWSFFHSHSSQNSRVMLRKFTEEFGLSHLPLEDDITVVSITTSL
- a CDS encoding ATP-binding protein; the encoded protein is MEFKFTITPNQPSIQLIDQLMESYMALYSIPFATEICFVTHELVINAVEAMEKEGRTESIEVRMQNDEQYVQITVSDFAKGIPEEQWPVVLDATIDDESFCERGRGFLFIQHMVDQLWFEQLSDQQFLVGVKKNLVMAVEK
- a CDS encoding methyl-accepting chemotaxis protein, with product MKWTIGNKINAVILLAILLLSGILSGLNYNATKGNLLKAAEAKLISDLTLSLELLEISVPGDWSITNGSLHKGKMDMYEAYAIPDQLGELTDGNTMSIFQGDTRIATNIIENGERRLGTQVAAEVGDVVLGKKERFLGTADVLGKPFQAAYDPILDKDGEVIGIIAVAVPTAPYIKIATSSAMQTIIISLVLALLIILIVSFIIQRMLIKPINRLRDNANELADLNLNVELYEAKGTDEIAELSVAFRNMKEQLTETMQNVARNANEIAHSSVALAESSQQTNETASQIASTMNEIASGVTNQSEQAERIAGMMRDTIVEVEGNLGNVEQSLKNAQESTVIAHEGEQSISKAISHLGTVTETVSYATDSIQKLGMRSEEIGGIITVITAISEQTNLLALNAAIEAARAGEHGKGFAVVAAEVRKLAEQSTGAAQQITDLITDIQAETSVTVRTMESNLTAVEEQVVIINQGGEALKLIVEKVSVTEAGVVHIKDAFSAVNSNSLTVQDAIQNISAIIEESAAATEQIAASSEEQYATVAEIADNTTSLAEVADRLREEVNKFRM